One Novipirellula caenicola DNA segment encodes these proteins:
- the glcF gene encoding glycolate oxidase subunit GlcF codes for MQHKIPISKLGPLGDEMASAVSTCVHCGFCLAACPTYDQLGQEPDSPRGRIVLMKDVLEGNLSVDEASLHIDRCLGCLACEPACPSGVPYRDLISPYRATMEPVRKRSLIDRITRMMTSSTLPYPRRFRIAAKMGRLARPLAPFLPRSIGAMLNLLPDRLPPRQTWAATNPAIGKRRARVALLSGCAQSVLAPDINSATIDVLTRSGIEVVVPTSQTCCGALSWHVGNWKQAKRFAIANLNAFPDDVDAIVTNAAGCGSGMHEYGLILKGTQYEAAAAAFVSKVKDVSVVLAELGDPTAMPPRSELLRVAYHDACHLANAQSVRMQPRELLSRIPAVELLEIPESHLCCGSAGTYNVDQPEIAKSLGEDKVRHLLSTEPDLVATGNIGCMTQLQSHLAAAGSSVQVRHTVQILRDAYAGKL; via the coding sequence ATGCAACACAAAATTCCCATTTCGAAACTCGGTCCGCTAGGCGACGAGATGGCCTCGGCGGTGAGTACGTGTGTGCATTGCGGATTTTGCTTGGCAGCCTGCCCCACCTATGATCAATTAGGGCAAGAGCCGGATTCGCCGCGGGGCCGAATTGTGTTGATGAAAGATGTGCTCGAAGGCAATTTGTCGGTCGACGAAGCTTCGCTGCATATCGATCGTTGTCTCGGCTGTTTGGCCTGTGAACCCGCGTGTCCGTCCGGTGTCCCCTATCGTGATTTGATCAGTCCGTATCGGGCAACGATGGAACCAGTGCGAAAGCGATCACTGATCGACCGGATCACACGCATGATGACCAGTTCGACGCTGCCGTACCCGCGGCGGTTTCGGATCGCCGCGAAAATGGGCCGCCTTGCTCGGCCGCTCGCTCCGTTCTTGCCTCGTTCCATCGGTGCGATGTTGAACTTGTTGCCCGACCGATTACCACCGCGACAAACGTGGGCGGCGACGAATCCCGCGATCGGAAAACGTCGTGCTCGAGTAGCCTTGTTATCCGGCTGCGCCCAATCGGTTCTTGCGCCGGACATCAATTCGGCAACCATCGACGTACTGACACGCAGTGGTATCGAAGTGGTTGTGCCGACATCGCAAACGTGTTGCGGGGCACTCAGTTGGCACGTCGGAAATTGGAAGCAAGCCAAACGGTTTGCGATCGCCAACCTGAATGCCTTTCCCGACGATGTCGACGCGATCGTGACAAACGCCGCAGGATGCGGGTCGGGGATGCACGAATACGGTCTGATTTTGAAAGGGACACAATACGAAGCCGCGGCGGCAGCCTTTGTCAGTAAAGTCAAAGACGTCTCGGTCGTGTTGGCGGAACTAGGCGATCCAACCGCGATGCCCCCGCGAAGTGAGTTGTTGCGAGTCGCGTATCACGATGCATGCCATCTAGCGAACGCCCAATCGGTTCGCATGCAACCACGCGAACTACTGAGCCGTATCCCAGCGGTCGAGTTGCTCGAGATTCCTGAATCGCATTTATGTTGCGGTTCCGCCGGAACGTACAACGTCGACCAACCCGAGATCGCCAAATCACTCGGCGAAGACAAGGTCCGTCACTTGCTAAGCACCGAGCCCGACTTGGTGGCGACCGGCAATATTGGATGCATGACGCAGCTGCAATCGCATCTCGCGGCAGCCGGATCGTCGGTGCAAGTCCGCCACACCGTGCAAATTCTCAGAGACGCCTACGCCGGGAAGTTGTAG
- a CDS encoding DUF5690 family protein, translating to MKQTTSDFESFSEAPISSHSWTDWSPRARLCVAACAAFSVYFCMYAFRKPFTAGTFEGQTVYGLGLKTTLVVSQLLGYMLSKFIGIKVVSEMRSEYRTITIIGLIAFAELSLVGFAFLPPEIKPISLFLNGLPLGMVFGLVLGYLEGRKQTEALSAALCASFIIASGVVKSVGRWLIQDYGISEFQMPMMVGLIFFPPLLVAVWALQKTPPPSDEDRRLRQERKSMNRTDRRDFLVKYWPGLACLVFVYVVLTIVRTIRDDFAVEIWRDMGVNETPSVFASCEIAVALLVTALNALAITFRNNVVAMRITLVGMGIAFALLVASALGQSGGMLSPFVFMVACGVGLYIPYVAFHTTVFERLIASSKLPSNLGFLMYFADAMGYLGYAVVMIMQTTLHESMQQSGAALSFFTVTLTIVAAASMVALAIAYQYFRRVFTDAAANDSTLMLRNRS from the coding sequence ATGAAGCAAACGACGTCGGATTTTGAATCCTTTTCCGAAGCACCAATCTCCAGCCACTCTTGGACCGATTGGAGTCCTCGAGCTCGATTGTGCGTGGCCGCTTGTGCGGCGTTCAGTGTCTATTTTTGCATGTACGCGTTTCGCAAACCGTTCACCGCGGGGACATTCGAAGGGCAAACGGTGTACGGACTCGGGCTGAAAACCACGCTGGTGGTGTCGCAGTTGCTCGGATACATGTTGTCGAAATTCATTGGCATCAAAGTTGTCTCAGAAATGCGAAGCGAATATCGCACGATCACCATCATCGGGCTGATCGCATTCGCCGAGCTGTCGCTTGTCGGTTTCGCGTTCCTGCCGCCGGAGATCAAACCGATATCACTGTTTCTAAACGGATTGCCGCTGGGGATGGTGTTCGGGCTGGTGCTGGGCTATTTGGAAGGACGCAAACAAACCGAAGCGTTATCGGCGGCGTTGTGCGCCAGTTTTATTATCGCTTCGGGCGTCGTGAAATCGGTTGGCCGATGGCTGATTCAAGACTATGGAATCAGCGAATTCCAAATGCCGATGATGGTCGGATTGATCTTCTTTCCACCGTTGTTGGTGGCCGTGTGGGCGCTTCAAAAAACGCCACCGCCAAGTGACGAGGATCGTCGGTTGCGGCAAGAACGCAAATCGATGAATCGAACCGACCGACGCGACTTTCTGGTCAAGTATTGGCCGGGATTGGCGTGCTTGGTCTTTGTCTATGTCGTCTTGACGATTGTCCGCACCATTCGAGACGACTTTGCGGTCGAAATTTGGCGAGACATGGGCGTTAACGAAACCCCCTCGGTTTTTGCCAGCTGCGAAATTGCGGTCGCGCTGTTGGTGACCGCGCTGAACGCACTGGCCATCACGTTTCGCAACAACGTGGTTGCGATGCGAATCACGCTTGTTGGGATGGGTATCGCGTTTGCATTGCTGGTCGCCTCGGCTTTGGGACAAAGCGGCGGGATGTTGTCTCCCTTCGTGTTCATGGTCGCCTGCGGTGTGGGGCTATACATCCCCTACGTCGCCTTTCACACCACGGTGTTCGAGCGTTTGATTGCATCGTCGAAACTACCCAGCAATCTAGGGTTCCTGATGTACTTTGCCGACGCGATGGGATACCTCGGCTATGCGGTCGTGATGATCATGCAAACAACGCTGCACGAATCGATGCAGCAATCCGGAGCGGCGTTGTCGTTTTTCACGGTGACGCTCACGATCGTCGCCGCCGCATCCATGGTGGCCTTGGCCATCGCTTACCAGTATTTCCGCCGCGTGTTCACCGACGCTGCAGCGAACGATTCCACTTTGATGCTTAGGAACCGATCATGA